The genomic segment TGTCGCCGTGGTGGTGCGTCGGCGTGAGCGGGGCGGTGCTGGGGCTGGCGACGCTGGCGAGCATGGTAGGCGGCCTGCTGGCCGCCATCCGGCAGCCCGTGGAGACGCTGCGCTATGAGTAACGAAGAAACCATTCTTCGCGGCGAAGGGCTCGTCAAGGACTACCACATGGGGTCCGCGCGCCTGCGGGTGCTGCACGGCGTGGACATTGCGGTCCGGCGGGGGGAATTCCTCTGCATTCTCGGCCCGTCGGGGAGCGGCAAGTCGACGCTCCTGCACCTCATGGGCCTCCTGGACCGGCCGACCGAGGGCCGGGTGATCTTCGAAGGCGAGGACGCCTTCTCGCGCGCCAAGCGCTGGCGGGACCGGATGCGGAACGAGGCCATCGGCTTCGTGTTCCAGTTCTATTACCTGATGCCGGACCTCTCGGTCGTGGAGAACGCCCTCTTGCCGGCGATGATCCGGACGTCCCTGGCCGCGTGGCCTTTCACGCGGTGGGCCGAACGGGCCCGGGCGCTGGAGGTGCTCAAGGACATGGGGCTGGCCCAGCGGGCCCATCACCTGCCGCGGGAACTCTCGGGGGGCGAGCGGCAGC from the Planctomycetota bacterium genome contains:
- a CDS encoding ABC transporter ATP-binding protein; translated protein: MSNEETILRGEGLVKDYHMGSARLRVLHGVDIAVRRGEFLCILGPSGSGKSTLLHLMGLLDRPTEGRVIFEGEDAFSRAKRWRDRMRNEAIGFVFQFYYLMPDLSVVENALLPAMIRTSLAAWPFTRWAERARALEVLKDMGLAQRAHHLPRELSGGERQRAAIARALVHRPRVLFADEPTGNLDSATGAEIMRVLERLNRKEGLTVVMVTHDASISERADRVLHLADGKLLTGRQ